The region GCCCAGGCCGTCGTCGTGATCATTGCTGCGCTTGGCGCGGCCAAGGCTCGCAAGCAGTTTCTGTCGATTGCGGAAGACCTTCGAGCTAAGACGCTTCCCGTGGTTGAAGGCGCGCGGGGAGTGGTGCAGGAGATGCAGCCGAAGCTTCGCGTTTTCACGGAAAATCTGGTCGAAACCAGCCATATCGTACGGGCAAAGGCCACAGAGTTCGATTCGACGATCTCGGACGTGAATTTGCGTGCCCGGGCGCAGACTGCCCGTGTGGATGACATGATGACTTCCGTGCTCGACGCGACGGAGGGGATCGCCAGCACGCTGCAGAAGAGTGTCTCCGTCCCCGTTCGTGAGTTCCACGGGCTGATGAATGGTCTCAAGGCCGGGTTCGATGTTCTCACCGGTCGCCGGGAGACTCCCCACAGGCCGAATCCCGATAAAAATGGAAGCGGAAGCAGATCAAACCCCTTCGTCTCTGGCACAAAGCCATTTGGCGATGGTGAGCCGAAGCTTTAATCCCGTTCGCGGAATCGCTTAGAGAATCCAACCTCCGCCTACGACCTCGTCTTCCTGGTAAAAAACTGTCGCCTGACCAGGTGTGATGGCCCGCTGAGGCTCGTCGAAGATGGCTCGTATACGGTCGTCTCCTGCGCCAATCAGCGTTGCGGGCGCAGGAGTGTGGCGATGCCGGATCTTTGCAGTGACGCGGAGTTCTTCGCCTTCAGCGAGATCGGGAATTGAGATCCAGTTCAGGCGATTGGCGGTCAGCTCGCGAGACAACAGATCTTCATCGGGACCCACGGTCACCTTATGGGAGTCTGGGTGGATGGCAAGGACGTAGAGCGGATTGGGAGAGCTGACGCCCAGGCCCTTGCGCTGTCCGACGGTGAAGCTGTGAATTCCCTGATGATGGCCGAGGACTTCGCCGGAGGTTGTGACGAGTTCGCCGGAAAGGTCGGGCATCGGCTCGTTCTGCTCGTCAAGGTAGGCCTTGAGGAAGGTGCTGTAATCGCCGCCGGGGATGAAGCAGATTTCCTGCGAGTCGGCCTTCTGGGCGACAGAGAGGCCGGAGTCCTGCGCGATCTGGCGGACGGCAGGCTTCTGCATCTCACCGAGCGGGAAGAGCGTCCGCGCCAGCTGCTCCTGCGTGAGGCCGAAGAGGAAGTAGGTCTGGTCCTTGGTGGAATCGGCGGGTCGCGAGAGAATCCAGCGATTTCGGGTTGGATCGAATTGGTTGCGGGCGTAGTGCCCGGTCGCAATACGGTCGGCGCCGATCTGACGCGCGGTCAGCAGGAGCTGGTCGAACTTGAGATGGTTGTTGCAGAGCGTGCAGGGAATCGGCGTTCGTCCGTGAAGGTACTCATCGACGAAGGGACGCACGACGTCGGCCTCGAAGCGCTCCTGCTGGTTGACGACGTAGTAAGGAATGCCAAGCTGCTCGGCCACGGCGCGGGCGTCGTAGACGTCGTCGATGGAGCAGCAGCGTCCCTGCACGGATTCGGGCATGCCTTCGTGACCGGCGAGGCGGCGCTGGTTCCAAAGCTGGAGGGTCAGGCCGACGAGCTGGTGGCCTTCGGAGCGCAGAATCGCCGCGACTGTGGAGGAGTCGACTCCTCCGGACATTGCGACCGCGATCGTGTTGTTATGCTCAGGCTGCATGGTGTTTACCACTTTGACATCATCCGGGGCGCTTTTAGCGGCCTACGCTGGGCGATTTATGCAAAATCCTGGAAAGATTAGACTTAGGTCCGGACTATAGGTGGAAGTCCTCTGATTTCAGAGGGAGGTGCTGCAAAATCCTGATAGCGCTCGAGATGGATCCCTCTCAGGAGGTTTCTCTTCTCTTTCCCCTGTATCCAGTATATCGAAACGGATGGGGGGAACCGGCAGATTTCGAGGGTCTTTCCTTGTGGCGTTGTTTCAGGCCGGTGTGTGGTTCTCGCGGGCCTGAGGGCGGGGTTGGCATCCTGCGAAGAAATACAGGGATTCTTCGCTTCGCTCAGAATGACGGCTTGGGGGGTGGAAGGGTTTTAGTGCTGCGTGGCTAGGACAACGGTCTTGGCGTTGAGGAACTCGCGCATCCCGGCAGCGGAGAGCTCGCGGCCGTAGCCGGATTGTTTGATGCCGCCGAAGGGGAGGCGAGGGTCGCTGGCGACCATGGCGTTGATGAAGACGGCGCCTGCCTGGATCCCGGCGATGAGGCGTTGTTCTTCCGCGGGTTCGCGGGTCCAAGCGGAGGCGCCAAGGCCAAATGGAGTGTCGTTGGCAATTTCGATGGCCTCGTCGAGCGAGGCGGTTTTGAAGAGCAGGGCTACGGGGCCAAAGAACTCTTCGCGGTAGACGTCGCTGGTGCGTGGCAGATCGGCGAGGACGGTCGGCTCGAAGTAGTTGCCGTCGCCTGCCATGCGTTGGCCGCCTGTGAGCACGCGTGCTCC is a window of Edaphobacter sp. 12200R-103 DNA encoding:
- the mnmA gene encoding tRNA 2-thiouridine(34) synthase MnmA, which codes for MQPEHNNTIAVAMSGGVDSSTVAAILRSEGHQLVGLTLQLWNQRRLAGHEGMPESVQGRCCSIDDVYDARAVAEQLGIPYYVVNQQERFEADVVRPFVDEYLHGRTPIPCTLCNNHLKFDQLLLTARQIGADRIATGHYARNQFDPTRNRWILSRPADSTKDQTYFLFGLTQEQLARTLFPLGEMQKPAVRQIAQDSGLSVAQKADSQEICFIPGGDYSTFLKAYLDEQNEPMPDLSGELVTTSGEVLGHHQGIHSFTVGQRKGLGVSSPNPLYVLAIHPDSHKVTVGPDEDLLSRELTANRLNWISIPDLAEGEELRVTAKIRHRHTPAPATLIGAGDDRIRAIFDEPQRAITPGQATVFYQEDEVVGGGWIL